The Plodia interpunctella isolate USDA-ARS_2022_Savannah chromosome 11, ilPloInte3.2, whole genome shotgun sequence genome includes a window with the following:
- the LOC128673642 gene encoding coiled-coil domain-containing protein 40, whose product MAESEGSKVCICTDISDESSTLLSPHCVCPRDEHDIVIHEETCLMFKNERIIYPHEPEICECVTPPYEEGLCKCCGCLPDQCFCKRAGREAFDEWRAGRDVGEMPAVLESTHPLMQRFQQTLKQFLEKENAIAEEEILQLRDDLRLSKEAYDADLETIYRSDHDTNAQRVMIEEYEATLGQKTNDREQAEQHAKELGDRYKKLKDKLDQDIATERETIQEVEALTTLCRQLEKWREETESDLTVSQRMSDKMRAEKKTLADEKRELDIIIYGLSNEVWKLESRLEMFKKQFEIKNAEMENVNDKVTAYASELEDLDLDKRRLVSLWNAVLINIQQRDKVYDSVRDDYKNLTENYRTLVNNLEITKKVAMEEMNKGKELFMNKDKLLYDIDHATKLYDAEDTKKAAFDAQISELQESVEMNERDQEMIKSENFAMMNILKSTEKEYDHKVEAKLKLENDILANLQECLLNDKAVESMANGIRKMREMSRKQEISLMSLETQHARMMLEIEVYKNRQARNNILLEETLSKVRSKEKEIDQLEEKYDQKVLLITKKQRELDLTIKKYTALKEIFDLKSPQERRIEEMEQHIKALRERTEHLQHEWLRLQGHVVKLSAQHHKLVADINLINKQIQICEQKIMRIQVDCDNVAQEQVRVERVLRDLRGQLEVLQRTRKDAAERNVNAQRANVAITHEYTANLKGAEAEIIQLEEDIDTMDKEKSNLTQELDKIQKEALIWQRKGILAVELKRNIQNAKSAVGEIGQMKNEIHRMEVRREQLHRTGQKLAEDLAQYVTRRETAMEKSRAAAAVEKAHGSSTQTSQFTYHHKLRLAKADLARVTKDLAEAKANMEQLCQEQAILEKEVEENSSANAELEEQVATLLRECRELERQKQWILERVVRSQRLGSELATAIKRQSVRVRKPKSVVMTEHNQAKALNDKLRYVVDNLAREYPYLSDKFEAVCNTLNIHSPSDSPRIVQECVSTECIVEEENMAERPLEYDE is encoded by the exons ATGGCCGAATCGGAGGGGTCCAAAGTCTGCATATGTACGGACATCAGTGACGAGTCGTCTACACTCCTCAGCCCGCACTGTGTATGCCCCAGAGACGAACATGACATCGTCATCCATGAAGAAACCTGTCTCATGTTCAAAAATGAAAGGATCATATATCCCCAC gAACCTGAGATCTGCGAATGTGTGACCCCGCCCTACGAGGAGGGGCTTTGCAAGTGCTGCGGTTGTCTCCCAGACCAGTGTTTCTGCAAGAGAGCCGGCAGAGAAGCTTTCGATGA ATGGCGTGCGGGGCGCGACGTGGGCGAGATGCCAGCAGTGCTGGAGTCCACACACCCGCTGATGCAGCGCTTCCAGCAGACCCTCAAACAGTTCCTTGAAAAGGAGAACGCGATCGCAGAGGAGGAGATACTGCAGCTG AGAGATGATCTACGGCTAAGTAAGGAGGCGTATGACGCTGACCTGGAGACAATTTACAGGAGTGACCATGACACCAATGCCCAAAGG GTTATGATCGAAGAGTACGAGGCTACGCTGGGCCAGAAGACCAACGACCGCGAGCAGGCGGAGCAACATGCCAAAGAGCTTGGTGACAGATACAAGAAATTGAAGGATAAGCTAGACCAAGATATTGCCACGG AAAGAGAAACTATACAAGAGGTGGAAGCCCTGACGACACTTTGCCGTCAATTGGAAAAATGGCGCGAAGAGACCGAGTCAGACTTGACCGTCAGCCAGCGCATGTCAGACAAGATGAGGGCTGAGAAGAAGACCTTGGCTGACGAGAAACGGGAACTG GACATAATAATCTACGGTCTGAGCAACGAAGTGTGGAAGCTAGAGTCCAGGCTGGAGATGTTCAAGAAACAGTTTGAAATCAAGAACGCGGAAATGGAAAATGTTAACGATAAA GTGACGGCATACGCGTCCGAGCTGGAAGACCTGGACCTGGACAAGCGCCGGCTGGTGAGCCTCTGGAACGCGGTGCTGATCAACATTCAGCAGCGGGATAAGGTGTATGACTCTGTCAGGGACGACTACaa GAACCTGACAGAGAACTACCGCACGCTGGTCAACAACCTGGAGATCACCAAGAAGGTGGCCATGGAGGAGATGAACAAAGGCAAGGAGCTGTTCATGAACAAGGACAAGCTCCTGTACGACATCGACCATGCCACCAAGTTGT ATGATGCGGAAGACACAAAGAAGGCCGCATTCGATGCACAGATTTCTGAACTTCAGGAGTCTGTGGAGATGAACGAACGAGACCAGGAAATGATAAAATCA GAAAACTTCGCAATGATGAACATCCTAAAGAGCACGGAGAAGGAATACGACCACAAGGTGGAAGCCAAGCTGAAGTTGGAGAATGACATCCTGGCGAACCTTCAGGAGTGCTTGCTCAACGACAAGGCTGTCGAGTCTATGGCCAATGGAATCAGGAAGATGCGGGAGATGTCCAGGAAGCAG gAAATTTCTCTAATGTCCCTCGAGACACAGCACGCAAGGATGATGCTGGAAATAGAAGTGTACAAGAACCGGCAGGCGCGGAACAACATCCTTCTAGAAGAAACCCTGAGCAAGGTCCGCAGTAAGGAGAAGGAGATCGACCAACTCGAAGAGAAGTACGACCAGAAAGTGCTACTCATTACCAAGAAGCAGCGGGAACTAGATCTTACTATCAAGAAATATACCGCATTGAAGGAGATTTTTGat CTGAAATCACCCCAAGAACGTCGTATAGAAGAGATGGAACAGCACATAAAGGCGCTCCGGGAGAGGACGGAGCACTTGCAGCACGAGTGGCTGAGGCTGCAGGGGCACGTGGTGAAGCTGTCCGCGCAGCACCACAAGCTGGTGGCCGACATCAACCTCATCAACAAGC AAATCCAGATCTGTGAGCAGAAGATAATGCGTATCCAAGTGGACTGCGACAACGTTGCGCAGGAACAGGTGCGCGTGGAGCGCGTGCTGCGCGACCTGCGCGGGCAGCTGGAGGTGCTTCAGCGCACGCGCAAGGACGCCGCCGAGCGAAACGTCAACGCGCAGCGGGCCAATGTCGCCATTACACACGAATACACTGCCAATTTAAAG GGTGCGGAAGCGGAAATCATTCAACTGGAAGAAGACATCGACACGATGGACAAGGAGAAGTCAAACCTCACGCAGGAACTGGACAAGATTCAAAAAGAAGCGCTCATTTGGCAGAGAAAG GGTATATTGGCGGTGGAGTTGAAGAGAAACATCCAAAACGCCAAATCTGCCGTTGGGGAGATCGGGCAAATGAAGAATGAGATACACAGAATGGAG GTGCGTCGCGAACAACTTCACCGCACCGGCCAGAAGTTGGCAGAAGACCTGGCGCAGTACGTGACGCGGCGGGAGACTGCCATGGAGAAGTCGAGAGCCGCGGCGGCCGTGGAGAAGGCGCACGGCAGCTCCACGCAGACCTCGCAGTTCACCTACCATCACAAGCTGCGGCTGGCTAAAGCTGACCTCGCCAGGGTCACTAAG GATCTGGCAGAAGCGAAAGCCAACATGGAACAACTGTGTCAGGAGCAGGCAATTTTGGAGAAGGAGGTTGAAGAGAACAGCTCCGCTAATGCGGAGCTGGAGGAGCAAGTGGCGACGCTGCTGCGGGAGTGTCGCGAACTCGAGAGACAGAAACAATGG ATTCTCGAGCGCGTGGTCCGAAGCCAGCGGCTCGGCAGCGAGCTAGCTACTGCTATCAAACGGCAGTCAGTTCGGGTCCGCAAGCCCAAGTCCGTCGTCATGACGGAGCACAACCAAGCTAAGGCACTCAACGACAAGTTGCGGTACGTAGTGGATAACCTCGCGAGGGAATACCCCTACCTGAGCGATAAGTTCGAAGCGGTGTGCAACACCCTTAATATACATAGCCCAAGTGATTCCCCGAGAATTGTGCAGGAGTGTGTTAGTACGGAATGTATTGTGGAGGAGGAGAATATGGCTGAAAGACCATTGGAGTACGACGAGTAA
- the LOC128673644 gene encoding alpha-(1,3)-fucosyltransferase C-like, with amino-acid sequence MRVYQKYAKITVCVFLTAVFFFIYKYLSDNNTNVIQYVHLKSNETDLKYILLWTSPKTEPFVFIGLERSGFIKRNCSYTNCFVTADRNYFENYGQFHAVVFAMSEATRYKSSQLPKYRSPDQKYVFSSIESSHYYPACSDRFNNYFNWTWSFRLDSDCRYEYMAIRDMHDNVIGPNKIMHWMKVENMTPVSSELKNSLQSKTIAAAWFASNCHSKSKREEFVEQLRNELSKYNHTVDIYGKCGKLSCPRKKTQKCFELIKKKYYFYLSFENSYSVDYVTEKLLTALKNNAVPIVYGEANYTRFMPDGMYLNARTLGPKALAKQIDLLIRNPDKYADYFRWKNHYSYHGRHESPDTDDICAFCKLLNDEDKFRENSVVGNFREWWDSPKFC; translated from the exons ATGAGAGTGTATCAAAAGTACGCCAAAATTACCGTATGTGTGTTTTTAACAGCagtattcttttttatctaCAAATATTTAAGTGACAATAATACAAATGTTATACAATATGTTCACCTTAAATCTAACGAAACggatttgaaatatattttgctgtGGACTTCCCCCAAAACAGAGCCTTTTGTGTTCATTGGTCTTGAACGTAGTGGATTCATCAAACGGAACTGTTCGTACACTAATTGTTTTGTGACGGCtgatagaaattattttgaaaactatgGTCAATTTCATGCAGTTGTTTTTGCTATGTCCGAAGCTACAAGATACAAGTCTTCACAACTTCCAAAATACAGATCTCCAGAtcaaaagtatgtattttctAGTATTGAATCTTCTCATTACTACCCGGCGTGTTCAGACagatttaataattacttcaATTGGACCTGGAGCTTCAGACTCGACTCGGATTGCAGATATGAGTATATGGCCATTCGTGACATGCACGATAATGTCATTGGTCCAAACAAGATAATGCACTGGATGAAAGTGGAGAATATGACACCTGTGAGCAGTGAGCTCAAGAATAGTTTGCAGTCAAAGACCATAGCAGCGGCTTGGTTTGCTTCCAACTGTCACTCGAAAAGTAAACGAGAAGAATTCGTTGAACAACTTCGAAATGAATTATCTAAATACAATCATACAGTCGATATCTATGGCAAGTGCGGTAAGTTGTCATGCCCACGCAAAAAGACACAAAAATGCttcgaattaattaaaaagaaatattacttttatttatcattcgAGAATTCATACAGTGTGGACTATGTTACTGAAAAACTGTTGACTGCGCTCAAAAATAATGCTGTTCCAATTGTGTATGGAGAGGCTAATTACACAAG attcatGCCAGATGGAATGTATTTGAATGCTAGAACGTTAGGTCCAAAGGCGCTCGCAAAGCAAATTGACTTGTTAATAAGAAACCCTGACAAATATGCCGATTATTTTAGATGGAAGAACCATTATTCTTACCACGGCAGACATGAGAGTCCGGACACTGATGACATCTGCGCATTCTGCAAGCTGCTGAACGATGAAGATAAATTCAGAGAAAACTCAGTAGTTGGAAATTTTCGAGAGTGGTGGGATTCGcctaaattttgttaa
- the Ttc26 gene encoding intraflagellar transport protein 56 isoform X1, with the protein MILSRSKPATDSRASTGNSSAKRSFPELEDFILKRDYVGGLTMLEFLKHEGNTEVWAEVWSAWCWFHLGDYRRALDAYQRVKTMDNLDTRILDNLDMDLAVCYFYLGMYKESQEAIDKSPKCALKTRLLFHLAHKRGDEDSLMKAHSSLRDVPEDQLSLASVHYLRAHYQEAIDVYKKLLLDRRYKRYDKDDMDWIKALSHSPSQYMALNVYVALCYYKLDYYDVSQEVLGVYLAQHPTSTVAGNLKACNLFRLYNGKAAENELKQISSEQHTFGQDLVKHNLVVFRNGEGALKVLPELVDVVPEARLNLAGYRLRNREPVEARELLEPLQPTSPLHYILRAVVAVRLYNETGDEEQMKLAQQSFHLVGSSASECDTIPGRQCMASSYFLAAQFEEVLVYLNSIKSFFVNDDTFNINYAQAKVATGFYREAEECLLSIQDEAIRSSFTYLACLCRCHVMNKDAHLAWEICVKFAGTPDSFALLQLVANDSYRMGQFLVAAKAFHMLDRLDGGPEMWEGLRGAVCGCAQAAAAGKHQAAADLRDALALLKGSRAHPRSDQIVRPIVKWAQQNRIAV; encoded by the exons atg ATTCTCTCCCGGTCCAAGCCGGCTACTGACAGCCGTGCCAGCACTGGCAACAGCTCAGCCAAGAGGAGCTTTCCGGAGCTGGAGGACTTCATTCTAAAGAGGGATTATGTCGGCGGCCTTACTATGCTGGAG TTCCTGAAACACGAAGGGAATACAGAAGTGTGGGCGGAGGTCTGGTCAGCTTGGTGTTGGTTCCACCTGGGCGATTACCGGAGAGCGCTGGATGCGTACCAACGGGTCAAGACCATGGACAATTTGGACACAAGGATCTTGGACAACTTAGACATGGACCTAGCTGTCTGCTACTTctacttag GAATGTACAAGGAGTCTCAGGAAGCTATTGATAAATCACCTAAGTGTGCTCTCaag ACCAGGCTATTGTTCCACCTGGCCCATAAGCGCGGAGACGAGGATTCGCTGATGAAAGCACACTCCTCACTTAGAGACGTGCCAGAAGACCAGCTCAGCTTGGCCTCCGTCCACTATCTCCGAGCCCATTACCAGGAAGCCATTGATGTGTACAAGAAGCTGCTGCTGGATAGGCG ATACAAACGATATGACAAAGATGACATGGACTGGATAAAAGCCTTGTCGCATTCGCCTAG TCAATACATGGCGCTGAATGTGTACGTGGCGCTCTGCTACTACAAGTTGGACTATTATGACGTATCGCAGGAGGTGCTCGGGGTGTACCTGGCACAGCATCCCACCTCCACAGTAGCTGGGAACCTGAAGGCATGCAACCTATTCAG ACTGTATAACGGCAAAGCAGCAGAGAATGAACTGAAGCAGATTTCGTCCGAGCAACACACCTTCGGACAGGATTTGGTGAAGCACAATCTTGTTGTGTTCAGAAATGGAGAAGGAGCACTGAAG GTACTCCCTGAACTGGTGGACGTTGTCCCTGAAGCTCGCTTGAACCTAGCAGGGTACCGACTGCGGAATAGGGAGCCGGTGGAAGCCAGGGAACTGCTGGAGCCGCTTCAGCCCACCTCCCCGCTGCACTACATCCTGAGGGCGGTTGTGGCTGTGAGACTTTACAACGAAACTGGAGAT gaaGAACAAATGAAGCTTGCGCAGCAGAGTTTCCACCTGGTCGGCAGTTCGGCGTCCGAGTGCGACACCATCCCAGGCAGACAGTGCATGGCCTCCTCCTACTTCCTCGCGGCCCAGTTCGAGGAGGTGCTGGTCTACCTCAACTCCATCAAGAGTTTCTTCGTCAACGATGACACGTTCAACATCAACTATGCTCAG GCAAAAGTGGCTACAGGCTTCTACCGGGAAGCGGAGGAGTGTCTCCTCAGCATCCAGGACGAGGCCATTCGGAGCTCCTTCACGTACCTGGCGTGTCTGTGTCGCTGTCACGTGATGAACAAGGATGCCCATCTCGCCTGGGAGATCTGTGTCAAG TTTGCAGGCACGCCGGATAGCTTCGCACTGCTGCAGCTGGTGGCCAATGACAGCTACCGCATGGGACAGTTTCTGGTGGCTGCCAAGGCCTTCCACATGCTCGACAG GCTGGACGGGGGTCCAGAGATGTGGGAGGGGCTGCGCGGAGCAGTGTGCGGGTGTGCGCAGGCGGCGGCGGCCGGGAAACACCAAGCGGCGGCTGATTTGAGGGACGCGCTCGCTCTGCTCAAAG GGTCCCGGGCCCACCCTCGCTCGGATCAGATAGTGAGGCCGATCGTGAAGTGGGCTCAGCAGAACAGGATCGCGGTCTGA
- the Ttc26 gene encoding intraflagellar transport protein 56 isoform X2, with translation MILSRSKPATDSRASTGNSSAKRSFPELEDFILKRDYVGGLTMLEFLKHEGNTEVWAEVWSAWCWFHLGDYRRALDAYQRVKTMDNLDTRILDNLDMDLAVCYFYLGMYKESQEAIDKSPKCALKTRLLFHLAHKRGDEDSLMKAHSSLRDVPEDQLSLASVHYLRAHYQEAIDVYKKLLLDRRQYMALNVYVALCYYKLDYYDVSQEVLGVYLAQHPTSTVAGNLKACNLFRLYNGKAAENELKQISSEQHTFGQDLVKHNLVVFRNGEGALKVLPELVDVVPEARLNLAGYRLRNREPVEARELLEPLQPTSPLHYILRAVVAVRLYNETGDEEQMKLAQQSFHLVGSSASECDTIPGRQCMASSYFLAAQFEEVLVYLNSIKSFFVNDDTFNINYAQAKVATGFYREAEECLLSIQDEAIRSSFTYLACLCRCHVMNKDAHLAWEICVKFAGTPDSFALLQLVANDSYRMGQFLVAAKAFHMLDRLDGGPEMWEGLRGAVCGCAQAAAAGKHQAAADLRDALALLKGSRAHPRSDQIVRPIVKWAQQNRIAV, from the exons atg ATTCTCTCCCGGTCCAAGCCGGCTACTGACAGCCGTGCCAGCACTGGCAACAGCTCAGCCAAGAGGAGCTTTCCGGAGCTGGAGGACTTCATTCTAAAGAGGGATTATGTCGGCGGCCTTACTATGCTGGAG TTCCTGAAACACGAAGGGAATACAGAAGTGTGGGCGGAGGTCTGGTCAGCTTGGTGTTGGTTCCACCTGGGCGATTACCGGAGAGCGCTGGATGCGTACCAACGGGTCAAGACCATGGACAATTTGGACACAAGGATCTTGGACAACTTAGACATGGACCTAGCTGTCTGCTACTTctacttag GAATGTACAAGGAGTCTCAGGAAGCTATTGATAAATCACCTAAGTGTGCTCTCaag ACCAGGCTATTGTTCCACCTGGCCCATAAGCGCGGAGACGAGGATTCGCTGATGAAAGCACACTCCTCACTTAGAGACGTGCCAGAAGACCAGCTCAGCTTGGCCTCCGTCCACTATCTCCGAGCCCATTACCAGGAAGCCATTGATGTGTACAAGAAGCTGCTGCTGGATAGGCG TCAATACATGGCGCTGAATGTGTACGTGGCGCTCTGCTACTACAAGTTGGACTATTATGACGTATCGCAGGAGGTGCTCGGGGTGTACCTGGCACAGCATCCCACCTCCACAGTAGCTGGGAACCTGAAGGCATGCAACCTATTCAG ACTGTATAACGGCAAAGCAGCAGAGAATGAACTGAAGCAGATTTCGTCCGAGCAACACACCTTCGGACAGGATTTGGTGAAGCACAATCTTGTTGTGTTCAGAAATGGAGAAGGAGCACTGAAG GTACTCCCTGAACTGGTGGACGTTGTCCCTGAAGCTCGCTTGAACCTAGCAGGGTACCGACTGCGGAATAGGGAGCCGGTGGAAGCCAGGGAACTGCTGGAGCCGCTTCAGCCCACCTCCCCGCTGCACTACATCCTGAGGGCGGTTGTGGCTGTGAGACTTTACAACGAAACTGGAGAT gaaGAACAAATGAAGCTTGCGCAGCAGAGTTTCCACCTGGTCGGCAGTTCGGCGTCCGAGTGCGACACCATCCCAGGCAGACAGTGCATGGCCTCCTCCTACTTCCTCGCGGCCCAGTTCGAGGAGGTGCTGGTCTACCTCAACTCCATCAAGAGTTTCTTCGTCAACGATGACACGTTCAACATCAACTATGCTCAG GCAAAAGTGGCTACAGGCTTCTACCGGGAAGCGGAGGAGTGTCTCCTCAGCATCCAGGACGAGGCCATTCGGAGCTCCTTCACGTACCTGGCGTGTCTGTGTCGCTGTCACGTGATGAACAAGGATGCCCATCTCGCCTGGGAGATCTGTGTCAAG TTTGCAGGCACGCCGGATAGCTTCGCACTGCTGCAGCTGGTGGCCAATGACAGCTACCGCATGGGACAGTTTCTGGTGGCTGCCAAGGCCTTCCACATGCTCGACAG GCTGGACGGGGGTCCAGAGATGTGGGAGGGGCTGCGCGGAGCAGTGTGCGGGTGTGCGCAGGCGGCGGCGGCCGGGAAACACCAAGCGGCGGCTGATTTGAGGGACGCGCTCGCTCTGCTCAAAG GGTCCCGGGCCCACCCTCGCTCGGATCAGATAGTGAGGCCGATCGTGAAGTGGGCTCAGCAGAACAGGATCGCGGTCTGA
- the LOC128673837 gene encoding cuticle protein 18.6-like — MIAKLFTLCMACAAVAGAPVLLGGYGHALAPAYAAPAYAAPAYAPAISHAYAAPAIAAPIVKAVAPVVRAEPIDPNPAYSFSYGVSDPATGDQKDAAETLQNGVVQGSYSLVEPDGHLRRVTYTADKINGFNAVVERTGGAHAVAAPVAVASPIAKVVAPAPVAVAAPVARYTLPAVAHPWG, encoded by the exons ATGATCGCTAAG TTGTTCACGTTGTGCATGGCGTGCGCGGCGGTGGCGGGCGCGCCGGTGCTTCTGGGCGGCTACGGCCATGCGCTTGCGCCTGCGTACGCCGCGCCTGCGTACGCCGCACCTGCGTACGCGCCGGCCATATCACACGCGTACGCCGCACCGGCTATTGCTGCGCCGATTGTTAAAGCTGTTGCTCCT GTAGTGCGAGCGGAACCGATAGACCCGAACCCAGCTTATAGCTTCTCATATGGCGTGTCCGATCCCGCGACGGGTGACCAAAAGGACGCGGCTGAGACCCTTCAAAATGGCGTCGTGCAGGGCTCCTACAGCCTCGTCGAGCCCGACGGCCACCTGAGGAGGGTCACTTATACCGCTGATAAGATTAACGGGTTTAATGCTGTGGTGGAGAGGACGGGAGGCGCTCATGCG GTAGCGGCGCCCGTAGCCGTAGCGTCGCCGATAGCGAAGGTGGTAGCGCCTGCGCCCGTAGCCGTGGCCGCTCCCGTAGCCAGGTACACCCTCCCCGCCGTAGCCCACCCGTGGGGCTAA